In Carya illinoinensis cultivar Pawnee chromosome 9, C.illinoinensisPawnee_v1, whole genome shotgun sequence, the following are encoded in one genomic region:
- the LOC122276782 gene encoding autophagy-related protein 8A-like — translation MSPELPHLICAWGSHAAQARYLVPADLTVGQFVYVVRKRIKLSAEKAIFVFVKNTLPPTASLISAIYKENKDEDGFLYMTSSGENTFGSL, via the exons atgaGTCCAGAGTTGCCGCATTTGATATGTGCATGGGGCTCACATGCTGCCCAAGCTAG ATACCTTGTTCCAGCTGACTTGACTGTTGGGCAGTTTGTTTATGTTGTGCGGAAAAGGATCAAGCTCAGTGCTGAGAAGGCTATATTCGTCTTTGTGAAGAACACTCTACCTCCAACTG CTTCCCTGATATCTGCAATTTATAAGGAAAACAAGGATGAAGATGGTTTTCTTTACATGACTTCCAGTGGAGAAAACACTTTTGGATCCCTCTAA
- the LOC122277543 gene encoding probable beta-1,3-galactosyltransferase 4 isoform X2 has translation MSVKSRGMGGGELAKNVMSRNWVLLLCLGSFCAGMLFTDRMWMVPETKDMVRTSRLEDPGINIKSEDDDPQFVIQRSSNDSIGELNKTIPKLELKSRAARAAHGSARDGFSISGNFKNIETKMKRKYFMVIGINTAFSSRKRRDSIRATWMPQGEKRKKLEEEKGIVIRFVIGHSSTSGGILDKAIKAEEMLHADFLQLDHVEGYMELSTKTKTYFSTAVALWDAEFYIKVDDDVHVNLATLGTTLARHRMKPRVYIGCMKSGPVVARKGVRYHEPEYWKFGGVGNRYFRHATGQLYGISKDLATYISINQNVLHKYANEDVALGSWLIGLDVEHVDDRRLCCGTPPDCEWKAQAGNICAASFDWKCSGICKSVERISDIHQRCGEDERALLTASF, from the exons ATGTCTGTGAAGAGTAGAGGAATGGGTGGAGGAGAGTTAGCTAAGAATGTTATGTCTCGGAACTGGGTTCTTTTGCTGTGCTTAGGCAGCTTCTGTGCTGGAATGCTCTTCACCGACag GATGTGGATGGTGCCTGAGACTAAAGATATGGTAAGGACATCAAGACTTGAAGATCCCGGAATAAACATAAAATCTGAGGATGATGATCCACAATTT GTTATACAACGAAGCAGCAATGACAGTATCGG GGAACTGAACAAGACAATTCCAAAATTGGAGCTGAAATCAAGAGCTGCTAGGGCAGCACATGGATCTGCAAGGGATGGCTTTTCCATATCAggaaactttaaaaatattgaaacaaagatgaaaagaaaatactttatgGTTATAGGAATCAACACAGCTTTTAGTAGCCGCAAACGAAGAGATTCTATTCGTGCTACTTGGATGCCACAAG gtgagaagagaaagaagttGGAGGAAGAGAAGGGCATAGTGATACGCTTTGTCATAGGTCACAG tTCGACCTCTGGTGGTATCCTCGATAAAGCAATTAAAGCTGAGGAGATGTTGCATGCCGACTTCTTGCAGCTG GATCATGTAGAGGGCTACATGGAATTATCAACCAAGACAAAGACTTATTTTTCAACCGCTGTTGCCTTGTGGGATGCAGAGTTTTACATTAAAGTTGATGATGATGTACATGTAAATTTAG CTACACTTGGAACGACTCTAGCTAGACATCGTATGAAACCTCGAGTTTATATTGGCTGCATGAAGTCCGGTCCAGTCGTTGCTCGAAA GGGAGTGAGATACCATGAACCAGAGTATTGGAAATTTGGTGGGGTGGGAAACCGCTATTTCCGTCATGCAACAGGACAATTATATGGTATTTCAAAAGATTTGGCTACGTATATATCAATAAACCA GAATGTACTTCACAAATATGCCAACGAAGATGTTGCATTAGGATCTTGGTTAATTGGTTTAGATGTGGAGCATGTGGACGATAGGAGACTTTGTTGTGGTACACCTCCGG ACTGTGAGTGGAAGGCGCAGGCCGGAAACATCTGTGCTGCTTCATTTGATTGGAAGTGCAGTGGGATTTGCAAGTCAGTTGAAAGAATCTCAGACATTCACCAGCGGTGTGGTGAGGATGAGCGTGCTCTGTTGACTGCAAGCTTCTGA
- the LOC122277543 gene encoding probable beta-1,3-galactosyltransferase 4 isoform X1, producing MSVKSRGMGGGELAKNVMSRNWVLLLCLGSFCAGMLFTDRMWMVPETKDMVRTSRLEDPGINIKSEDDDPQFKVIQRSSNDSIGELNKTIPKLELKSRAARAAHGSARDGFSISGNFKNIETKMKRKYFMVIGINTAFSSRKRRDSIRATWMPQGEKRKKLEEEKGIVIRFVIGHSSTSGGILDKAIKAEEMLHADFLQLDHVEGYMELSTKTKTYFSTAVALWDAEFYIKVDDDVHVNLATLGTTLARHRMKPRVYIGCMKSGPVVARKGVRYHEPEYWKFGGVGNRYFRHATGQLYGISKDLATYISINQNVLHKYANEDVALGSWLIGLDVEHVDDRRLCCGTPPDCEWKAQAGNICAASFDWKCSGICKSVERISDIHQRCGEDERALLTASF from the exons ATGTCTGTGAAGAGTAGAGGAATGGGTGGAGGAGAGTTAGCTAAGAATGTTATGTCTCGGAACTGGGTTCTTTTGCTGTGCTTAGGCAGCTTCTGTGCTGGAATGCTCTTCACCGACag GATGTGGATGGTGCCTGAGACTAAAGATATGGTAAGGACATCAAGACTTGAAGATCCCGGAATAAACATAAAATCTGAGGATGATGATCCACAATTT AAGGTTATACAACGAAGCAGCAATGACAGTATCGG GGAACTGAACAAGACAATTCCAAAATTGGAGCTGAAATCAAGAGCTGCTAGGGCAGCACATGGATCTGCAAGGGATGGCTTTTCCATATCAggaaactttaaaaatattgaaacaaagatgaaaagaaaatactttatgGTTATAGGAATCAACACAGCTTTTAGTAGCCGCAAACGAAGAGATTCTATTCGTGCTACTTGGATGCCACAAG gtgagaagagaaagaagttGGAGGAAGAGAAGGGCATAGTGATACGCTTTGTCATAGGTCACAG tTCGACCTCTGGTGGTATCCTCGATAAAGCAATTAAAGCTGAGGAGATGTTGCATGCCGACTTCTTGCAGCTG GATCATGTAGAGGGCTACATGGAATTATCAACCAAGACAAAGACTTATTTTTCAACCGCTGTTGCCTTGTGGGATGCAGAGTTTTACATTAAAGTTGATGATGATGTACATGTAAATTTAG CTACACTTGGAACGACTCTAGCTAGACATCGTATGAAACCTCGAGTTTATATTGGCTGCATGAAGTCCGGTCCAGTCGTTGCTCGAAA GGGAGTGAGATACCATGAACCAGAGTATTGGAAATTTGGTGGGGTGGGAAACCGCTATTTCCGTCATGCAACAGGACAATTATATGGTATTTCAAAAGATTTGGCTACGTATATATCAATAAACCA GAATGTACTTCACAAATATGCCAACGAAGATGTTGCATTAGGATCTTGGTTAATTGGTTTAGATGTGGAGCATGTGGACGATAGGAGACTTTGTTGTGGTACACCTCCGG ACTGTGAGTGGAAGGCGCAGGCCGGAAACATCTGTGCTGCTTCATTTGATTGGAAGTGCAGTGGGATTTGCAAGTCAGTTGAAAGAATCTCAGACATTCACCAGCGGTGTGGTGAGGATGAGCGTGCTCTGTTGACTGCAAGCTTCTGA
- the LOC122277543 gene encoding probable beta-1,3-galactosyltransferase 4 isoform X3, translating into MSVKSRGMGGGELAKNVMSRNWVLLLCLGSFCAGMLFTDRMWMVPETKDMVRTSRLEDPGINIKSEDDDPQFKVIQRSSNDSIGELNKTIPKLELKSRAARAAHGSARDGFSISGNFKNIETKMKRKYFMVIGINTAFSSRKRRDSIRATWMPQGEKRKKLEEEKGIVIRFVIGHSSTSGGILDKAIKAEEMLHADFLQLDHVEGYMELSTKTKTYFSTAVALWDAEFYIKVDDDVHVNLATLGTTLARHRMKPRVYIGCMKSGPVVARKGVRYHEPEYWKFGGVGNRYFRHATGQLYGISKDLATYISINQNVLHKYANEDVALGSWLIGLDVEHVDDRRLCCGTPPGNTVSGRRRPETSVLLHLIGSAVGFASQLKESQTFTSGVVRMSVLC; encoded by the exons ATGTCTGTGAAGAGTAGAGGAATGGGTGGAGGAGAGTTAGCTAAGAATGTTATGTCTCGGAACTGGGTTCTTTTGCTGTGCTTAGGCAGCTTCTGTGCTGGAATGCTCTTCACCGACag GATGTGGATGGTGCCTGAGACTAAAGATATGGTAAGGACATCAAGACTTGAAGATCCCGGAATAAACATAAAATCTGAGGATGATGATCCACAATTT AAGGTTATACAACGAAGCAGCAATGACAGTATCGG GGAACTGAACAAGACAATTCCAAAATTGGAGCTGAAATCAAGAGCTGCTAGGGCAGCACATGGATCTGCAAGGGATGGCTTTTCCATATCAggaaactttaaaaatattgaaacaaagatgaaaagaaaatactttatgGTTATAGGAATCAACACAGCTTTTAGTAGCCGCAAACGAAGAGATTCTATTCGTGCTACTTGGATGCCACAAG gtgagaagagaaagaagttGGAGGAAGAGAAGGGCATAGTGATACGCTTTGTCATAGGTCACAG tTCGACCTCTGGTGGTATCCTCGATAAAGCAATTAAAGCTGAGGAGATGTTGCATGCCGACTTCTTGCAGCTG GATCATGTAGAGGGCTACATGGAATTATCAACCAAGACAAAGACTTATTTTTCAACCGCTGTTGCCTTGTGGGATGCAGAGTTTTACATTAAAGTTGATGATGATGTACATGTAAATTTAG CTACACTTGGAACGACTCTAGCTAGACATCGTATGAAACCTCGAGTTTATATTGGCTGCATGAAGTCCGGTCCAGTCGTTGCTCGAAA GGGAGTGAGATACCATGAACCAGAGTATTGGAAATTTGGTGGGGTGGGAAACCGCTATTTCCGTCATGCAACAGGACAATTATATGGTATTTCAAAAGATTTGGCTACGTATATATCAATAAACCA GAATGTACTTCACAAATATGCCAACGAAGATGTTGCATTAGGATCTTGGTTAATTGGTTTAGATGTGGAGCATGTGGACGATAGGAGACTTTGTTGTGGTACACCTCCGGGTAAT ACTGTGAGTGGAAGGCGCAGGCCGGAAACATCTGTGCTGCTTCATTTGATTGGAAGTGCAGTGGGATTTGCAAGTCAGTTGAAAGAATCTCAGACATTCACCAGCGGTGTGGTGAGGATGAGCGTGCTCTGTTGA
- the LOC122277543 gene encoding probable beta-1,3-galactosyltransferase 4 isoform X4, with product MSVKSRGMGGGELAKNVMSRNWVLLLCLGSFCAGMLFTDRMWMVPETKDMVRTSRLEDPGINIKSEDDDPQFKVIQRSSNDSIGELNKTIPKLELKSRAARAAHGSARDGFSISGNFKNIETKMKRKYFMVIGINTAFSSRKRRDSIRATWMPQGEKRKKLEEEKGIVIRFVIGHSSTSGGILDKAIKAEEMLHADFLQLDHVEGYMELSTKTKTYFSTAVALWDAEFYIKVDDDVHVNLATLGTTLARHRMKPRVYIGCMKSGPVVARKGVRYHEPEYWKFGGVGNRYFRHATGQLYGISKDLATYISINQNVLHKYANEDVALGSWLIGLDVEHVDDRRLCCGTPPGWSRS from the exons ATGTCTGTGAAGAGTAGAGGAATGGGTGGAGGAGAGTTAGCTAAGAATGTTATGTCTCGGAACTGGGTTCTTTTGCTGTGCTTAGGCAGCTTCTGTGCTGGAATGCTCTTCACCGACag GATGTGGATGGTGCCTGAGACTAAAGATATGGTAAGGACATCAAGACTTGAAGATCCCGGAATAAACATAAAATCTGAGGATGATGATCCACAATTT AAGGTTATACAACGAAGCAGCAATGACAGTATCGG GGAACTGAACAAGACAATTCCAAAATTGGAGCTGAAATCAAGAGCTGCTAGGGCAGCACATGGATCTGCAAGGGATGGCTTTTCCATATCAggaaactttaaaaatattgaaacaaagatgaaaagaaaatactttatgGTTATAGGAATCAACACAGCTTTTAGTAGCCGCAAACGAAGAGATTCTATTCGTGCTACTTGGATGCCACAAG gtgagaagagaaagaagttGGAGGAAGAGAAGGGCATAGTGATACGCTTTGTCATAGGTCACAG tTCGACCTCTGGTGGTATCCTCGATAAAGCAATTAAAGCTGAGGAGATGTTGCATGCCGACTTCTTGCAGCTG GATCATGTAGAGGGCTACATGGAATTATCAACCAAGACAAAGACTTATTTTTCAACCGCTGTTGCCTTGTGGGATGCAGAGTTTTACATTAAAGTTGATGATGATGTACATGTAAATTTAG CTACACTTGGAACGACTCTAGCTAGACATCGTATGAAACCTCGAGTTTATATTGGCTGCATGAAGTCCGGTCCAGTCGTTGCTCGAAA GGGAGTGAGATACCATGAACCAGAGTATTGGAAATTTGGTGGGGTGGGAAACCGCTATTTCCGTCATGCAACAGGACAATTATATGGTATTTCAAAAGATTTGGCTACGTATATATCAATAAACCA GAATGTACTTCACAAATATGCCAACGAAGATGTTGCATTAGGATCTTGGTTAATTGGTTTAGATGTGGAGCATGTGGACGATAGGAGACTTTGTTGTGGTACACCTCCGG GTTGGAGCAGGTCTTAG